In Phreatobacter stygius, a genomic segment contains:
- a CDS encoding ABC transporter permease produces the protein MGAYLAKRILTMIPTLLGVAVLIFLMLRVVPGDIVELKMRGDGGAPTVEQVQAERVRLGLDKPLYQQFAGWMVGLVTLDLGKSMWTEQPVTQEIAGRLGLTLQVAIMATIIAILIALPLGTLSALYKDSWIDQAIRIVTIGGLAIPSFWLGMMIIVGLLFAFNWIPPMQYVPIWQDPLANLSQLIWPALAVGYRFSAVLARMVRSSIVEVMREDYIRTARAKGVYERLVVGRHALRNAMLPAVTVIGLEFAFLIGGLVVTEQVFNLNGLGRLFVQAVTRSDFTMVQGIVMVIAVVFIVTNLIVDLAYAWLDPRIRYGGK, from the coding sequence ATGGGCGCCTATCTCGCCAAACGTATCCTGACCATGATCCCGACCTTGCTCGGGGTGGCGGTGCTGATCTTTCTCATGCTGCGGGTCGTGCCAGGCGATATCGTCGAGCTGAAGATGAGGGGCGACGGCGGCGCGCCGACGGTCGAGCAGGTGCAGGCCGAACGGGTACGCCTCGGGCTCGACAAGCCGCTCTATCAGCAATTCGCCGGCTGGATGGTCGGGCTGGTCACGCTCGACCTCGGCAAGTCCATGTGGACGGAGCAACCGGTCACCCAGGAGATCGCCGGCCGCCTCGGCCTGACGCTGCAGGTCGCCATCATGGCGACCATCATCGCCATTCTCATCGCCCTGCCGCTCGGCACGCTTTCGGCGCTCTACAAGGACAGTTGGATCGATCAGGCGATCCGCATCGTCACCATTGGCGGCCTCGCCATTCCCTCGTTCTGGCTCGGCATGATGATCATTGTCGGCCTGCTGTTCGCCTTCAACTGGATCCCGCCCATGCAATATGTGCCGATCTGGCAGGATCCGCTGGCCAACCTCTCGCAATTGATCTGGCCGGCGCTGGCGGTCGGCTACCGCTTCTCGGCCGTGCTCGCCCGCATGGTGCGCTCGTCGATCGTCGAGGTCATGCGCGAAGACTATATTCGCACCGCTCGCGCCAAGGGTGTCTATGAGCGTCTGGTCGTCGGCCGCCACGCGCTGCGCAACGCCATGCTGCCGGCGGTCACCGTCATCGGACTCGAATTCGCCTTCCTGATCGGCGGCCTCGTCGTCACCGAACAGGTGTTCAATCTGAACGGCCTCGGCCGGCTGTTCGTGCAGGCCGTGACGCGCTCCGATTTCACCATGGTGCAGGGCATCGTCATGGTGATCGCCGTGGTGTTCATCGTCACCAATCTGATCGTCGACCTCGCTTATGCCTGGCTCGATCCGCGCATTCGCTACGGAGGCAAGTGA
- a CDS encoding dipeptide ABC transporter ATP-binding protein — MNSGSAAVESDQHNKKELPDEENPMALAETAAPETGGVTAVAHGKGDEVLLSVRDLHVHFHTSRGIVRAVEGVSYEVRPGEVLAIVGESGCGKSVSSLAVMGLLAKPAGRVEKGEIIFDGRDLLKLSGEDMRAIRGRDIAMIFQEPMTSLNPVLTIGLQVMEPLLIHLAMTEAQARARAVELLTLVGITDPDRRLDQYPHQMSGGMRQRIMIAIGLACNPKLIIADEPTTALDVTIQAQILELMKDLSRRLGIAMVIITHNLGIVARYADRVAVMYAARIVETGSADDIFLKPRHPYAVGLMRSVPRLDRPRGARLQTIEGMPPDLRNPPVGCRFAPRCPLKIAVCEAQAPDLLGVGPAHFARCHRSADLAAGLAVFAEEGTAPSAAIDYTGAPILAVEGLKTHFWVSRKTSWFSSELATVKAVDDVSFAIRKGETLGLVGESGCGKTTVGRTVLRLENPTEGAIRFEGQDLAHLSQKELRPVRRRMQVVFQDPFSSLNPRMTVGDIIAEPMLVHGIAATKAEARARVDDYLTRVGLFPYMAERYPHEMSGGQRQRIGIARALAFEPQLIVCDEPVSALDVSIQGQVINLLEDLKRQFDLTFLFIAHDLAVVRHISDRIIVMYLGRIMEVADRDALYAEPLHPYTRALLDAAPVPDPVKERGRKPRALAGEIPSPLNPPKGCVFHTRCPLADDHCRTVVPAARELAGHVVACHKA; from the coding sequence TTGAATTCCGGGTCGGCGGCAGTAGAATCCGACCAACACAACAAAAAAGAACTTCCAGACGAGGAAAACCCGATGGCTCTGGCCGAGACCGCGGCCCCTGAGACGGGCGGCGTCACAGCCGTCGCCCATGGCAAGGGCGACGAGGTCCTGCTGTCCGTGCGCGACCTGCATGTCCATTTCCACACCTCGCGCGGCATCGTGCGGGCGGTCGAAGGCGTCTCCTATGAGGTCCGGCCCGGCGAGGTCCTGGCGATCGTCGGCGAGAGCGGCTGTGGCAAGTCGGTGTCGTCGCTGGCCGTCATGGGACTGCTGGCGAAGCCCGCGGGCCGGGTCGAAAAAGGCGAGATCATCTTCGACGGGCGCGATCTTCTGAAGCTCTCGGGCGAGGACATGCGCGCCATTCGCGGCCGCGACATCGCCATGATCTTTCAGGAGCCGATGACCTCGCTCAACCCGGTGCTGACCATCGGGCTGCAGGTGATGGAGCCGCTGCTGATCCACCTCGCCATGACCGAGGCGCAAGCGCGCGCCCGCGCGGTCGAGCTTCTGACCTTGGTCGGCATCACCGACCCGGATCGCCGGCTCGACCAATATCCGCACCAGATGTCGGGCGGCATGCGCCAGCGCATCATGATCGCCATTGGGCTCGCCTGTAACCCCAAGCTGATCATCGCCGACGAGCCGACCACCGCGCTCGACGTCACCATCCAGGCGCAGATCCTGGAATTGATGAAGGACCTGTCGCGCCGGCTCGGCATCGCCATGGTCATCATCACCCACAATCTCGGCATCGTCGCGCGTTATGCCGACCGGGTCGCGGTGATGTATGCGGCGCGGATCGTCGAGACCGGTTCGGCCGACGATATTTTTCTCAAGCCCCGGCATCCCTATGCGGTCGGCCTGATGCGCTCGGTGCCGAGGCTCGACCGGCCGCGCGGCGCCCGTCTCCAGACCATCGAGGGCATGCCGCCGGACCTGCGCAATCCGCCGGTCGGCTGCCGGTTCGCGCCGCGCTGCCCGTTGAAGATCGCGGTCTGCGAAGCGCAGGCGCCGGACCTGCTCGGCGTTGGTCCTGCCCATTTCGCCCGTTGCCACCGCTCGGCCGATCTTGCCGCCGGCCTCGCCGTCTTTGCCGAGGAAGGCACGGCGCCGAGCGCGGCGATCGACTACACGGGCGCGCCGATTCTCGCGGTCGAGGGGTTGAAGACGCATTTCTGGGTGTCACGGAAGACCTCCTGGTTCTCGTCTGAACTGGCGACCGTCAAGGCGGTCGACGACGTGTCCTTTGCCATCCGCAAGGGCGAGACGCTGGGGCTCGTCGGCGAGAGCGGCTGCGGCAAGACCACCGTCGGCCGCACCGTGCTCAGGCTGGAGAATCCGACCGAAGGCGCGATCCGGTTCGAAGGCCAGGACCTTGCCCATCTCTCGCAAAAGGAGCTGCGTCCGGTGCGCCGCCGGATGCAGGTGGTGTTCCAGGATCCATTCTCGTCGCTCAATCCGCGCATGACGGTCGGCGACATCATCGCCGAGCCCATGCTGGTCCATGGCATCGCCGCGACCAAGGCCGAAGCCAGGGCGCGGGTCGACGACTATCTCACCCGGGTCGGCCTGTTTCCCTACATGGCCGAACGCTATCCTCACGAGATGTCGGGCGGCCAGCGCCAGCGCATCGGCATTGCCCGGGCGCTGGCCTTCGAACCACAATTGATCGTCTGCGACGAGCCGGTCTCGGCGCTCGACGTCTCGATCCAGGGTCAGGTCATCAATCTCCTGGAAGACCTCAAGCGTCAATTCGACCTGACCTTCCTGTTCATCGCCCATGATCTGGCCGTGGTGCGTCACATCTCCGACCGCATCATCGTCATGTATCTCGGCCGGATCATGGAGGTGGCCGATCGCGATGCGCTCTATGCCGAGCCGCTGCATCCCTATACCCGCGCGCTGCTCGACGCCGCCCCGGTTCCGGACCCGGTAAAGGAGCGGGGGCGCAAGCCACGCGCGCTCGCCGGCGAAATCCCGTCGCCGCTCAACCCGCCCAAGGGCTGCGTGTTCCACACCCGCTGTCCGCTCGCCGACGACCATTGCAGAACGGTGGTGCCGGCCGCCCGTGAACTCGCCGGCCACGTCGTTGCGTGCCACAAAGCATGA
- a CDS encoding ABC transporter substrate-binding protein — MIRHLALGLALALTTATQAFAQAPQPTRGGTLNFAVVSDPPNYDCHGHETYVVVQSVGPFYSTLLKFDMSRYPEVKGDLAKSWSVSADGLTYTFELNPGVTFHDGSPLTSADIKATYERLRAPPAGVVSLRQATFADIASIETPSPTQIVFKLSAANPAMLQNFASPYNCVYSAAKLAQDPRFPVQNILGSGAFRFVEHVRGSHLVGQRYDKYFVDGRPYLDGFRIAFIPQATAMLNAMQGGQIQAEFRTVGPADRARLEQALGNKIKFSEATWSTGLIVAFNTEKPPFNDVRVRRALSMAIDRNAGSVGLRRTSILRAVGGLVRPGAPFSASAEELASLPGFGRDIAASRAEARKLLAEAGVSNLTFALVNRAVPQPYTPAGIFLVDQWRQIGVTVEHRQLETSPYVQAVRAGNFDVALDFQNQVLEDPTYTLLRYISADKSPENPSKGIDRQLDQTFERITRETNVQARTQLIRAFEKRVMEQAYQVPFLWWNRLVAMDTRVMGWNMSPSHVHGQDLVDVWLAPATN, encoded by the coding sequence ATGATCCGACATCTCGCCCTGGGGCTCGCCCTTGCCCTGACCACCGCCACCCAGGCCTTCGCGCAGGCACCACAACCGACGCGCGGCGGCACGCTGAACTTCGCCGTGGTTTCCGACCCGCCGAACTATGATTGCCACGGCCACGAGACCTATGTCGTGGTGCAGTCGGTCGGGCCGTTCTATTCGACGCTCCTGAAGTTCGACATGTCCAGATATCCCGAGGTCAAGGGCGATCTGGCCAAGTCCTGGAGCGTTTCGGCCGATGGCCTGACCTATACGTTCGAGCTCAATCCCGGCGTCACCTTCCACGACGGTTCGCCGCTCACCTCGGCCGACATCAAGGCAACCTATGAACGGCTGCGCGCCCCGCCGGCCGGTGTCGTCTCCTTGCGCCAGGCGACCTTCGCCGATATCGCCTCGATCGAAACGCCGTCGCCGACGCAGATCGTCTTCAAGCTGTCGGCGGCCAATCCGGCCATGCTGCAGAATTTCGCAAGCCCCTATAACTGCGTCTATTCGGCCGCCAAGCTCGCCCAGGATCCGCGCTTTCCCGTGCAGAACATCCTCGGGTCGGGGGCTTTCCGCTTCGTCGAACATGTCCGCGGCTCGCACCTGGTCGGCCAGCGCTACGACAAATATTTCGTCGACGGCCGGCCTTATCTCGACGGCTTCCGCATTGCCTTCATCCCGCAAGCCACCGCCATGCTGAACGCCATGCAGGGCGGCCAGATCCAGGCCGAATTTCGCACCGTCGGTCCGGCCGATCGGGCCCGGCTCGAACAGGCGCTCGGCAACAAGATCAAGTTCTCCGAGGCGACCTGGTCGACCGGCCTGATCGTTGCATTCAACACCGAGAAGCCGCCGTTCAACGACGTCAGGGTCCGCCGCGCCTTGTCCATGGCGATCGATCGCAATGCCGGCAGCGTCGGCCTGCGGCGGACCTCGATCCTGCGCGCCGTCGGCGGCCTGGTGCGGCCCGGCGCGCCGTTCTCGGCCTCCGCCGAGGAGCTCGCCAGCCTGCCCGGCTTCGGTCGTGATATCGCAGCCTCCCGTGCCGAGGCGCGCAAACTGCTCGCCGAGGCCGGCGTTTCCAATCTGACCTTCGCCCTGGTCAACCGGGCCGTGCCGCAGCCCTATACGCCGGCCGGCATCTTCCTGGTCGACCAGTGGCGCCAGATCGGCGTCACCGTCGAGCATCGCCAGCTTGAGACCAGTCCCTATGTCCAGGCGGTGCGCGCGGGCAATTTCGACGTCGCGCTCGACTTCCAGAACCAGGTCCTGGAAGACCCGACCTATACGCTGCTGCGTTATATCTCGGCGGACAAGTCACCGGAAAATCCGTCCAAGGGCATCGATCGCCAGCTTGATCAGACCTTTGAGCGGATCACCCGCGAGACCAATGTCCAGGCGCGCACCCAGTTGATCCGTGCCTTCGAAAAGCGGGTGATGGAACAGGCCTATCAGGTGCCGTTCCTGTGGTGGAACCGCCTGGTCGCCATGGACACCCGGGTGATGGGCTGGAACATGTCGCCGAGCCATGTTCACGGCCAGGATCTGGTCGACGTCTGGCTGGCGCCGGCGACCAATTGA